A window of the Brassica napus cultivar Da-Ae chromosome C5, Da-Ae, whole genome shotgun sequence genome harbors these coding sequences:
- the LOC106400979 gene encoding uncharacterized protein LOC106400979 — MANLVPGVLLKLLQHMNTDVKIAGEHRSSLLQVVSIVPALAGGELFPNQGFYLKVSDSSHATYVSLPDEHDDLILSDKLQLGQFIHVDRVESSSPVPILRGVRPVPGRHPCLGTPEDIVAADALGFLSDDNKAKAKAKAVSSEVERNRVSVSVSKDEASEKSKKALVRAKSAKTSLVLDVKKEALGKVKVKTSSSTSGGSKSIPSSPTSCYSLPSSFAKFANGVKQHQQQQHQQQQHVKKTVVLEKGSPRMGLSERGRSPLRVESPSVVGKKLPMIKNFVQGIEFGAKALRKSWEGNLDIRSSDRERLKLAKRDSTPDSRSLTAPRKSTSSEKLPSKQERANVFAKSSKEQSKTQSTKKVETAGVVDTKEKTSKPKSASVGKKSTAENGLPGNLVKVPVNSKRLASASVQWGSLPSSLSRLGQEVLRHRDAAQVVAIEAMQEASASESLLQCLIMYNDLMSAAKEDDPLPVVEQFLKLHSGLKNVQVTTESLSKLISSTSSPENEENKSEEAIKAASEKQKLAASWVQAALVTNLSAFSVYSSKTTKSAASKNKPVIILESPGNNSTNKPRGNVQNRPTIGSKLVAQGMIRKHRENSSSQKANTLAAAGSESPPLNWVKGNGLNEATDLAEKLQTVSQDWFLGFVERFLDADVVETSSNLSDNGQIAGMLSQLKSVNDWLDEIGSKEDEEGLQEVSKETIDRLRKKIYEYLLTHVESAAAALGGSGNGGGVSSPRPKPIETKSKR, encoded by the exons ATGGCGAATCTAGTCCCCGGCGTCCTCCTCAAGCTCCTCCAGCACATGAACACCGACGTCAAAATCGCCGGAGAACACAGGTCATCCCTCCTCCAAGTCGTCAGCATCGTCCCCGCTCTAGCCGGAGGCGAGCTGTTCCCGAACCAGGGCTTCTACCTCAAAGTCTCCGACTCCTCCCACGCCACCTACGTCTCCCTCCCCGACGAGCACGACGATTTGATTCTGTCCGATAAGCTCCAATTAGGTCAGTTCATCCACGTGGACAGAGTCGAATCCTCTTCCCCCGTCCCGATCCTCCGCGGCGTTAGGCCCGTTCCCGGTAGGCATCCTTGTCTCGGCACTCCCGAGGATATCGTAGCTGCTGATGCGTTAGGGTTCCTTAGTGATGACAACAAGGCTAAGGCTAAGGCTAAGGCGGTTTCTAGTGAGGTTGAGAGAAATAGAGTGAGTGTTAGTGTTTCTAAGGATGAAGCTTCTGAGAAGAGTAAGAAGGCTTTGGTACGAGCCAAGTCTGCGAAGACGAGTTTGGTTTTGGATGTGAAGAAGGAAGCGTTGGGGAAGGTGAAGGTGAagacttcttcttctacttccgGTGGTTCGAAGTCGATACCTTCTTCGCCCACGAGCTGTTACTCGCTGCCTAGTTCGTTTGCGAAGTTTGCGAACGGGGTTAAGCAGcatcagcagcagcagcatcagcagcagcagcatGTGAAGAAGACGGTGGTGTTGGAGAAAGGCTCTCCGAGGATGGGGCTGTCGGAGAGAGGGAGGTCTCCGCTTAGAGTGGAGAGTCCGAGCGTTGTTGGGAAGAAGCTTCCGATGATTAAGAACTTCGTGCAGGGGATTGAGTTTGGAGCTAAGGCGTTGAGGAAGAGCTGGGAAGGGAATTTGGATATTAGGAGTTCTGATAGGGAGAGATTGAAGCTTGCTAAACGTGACTCAACCCCTGATTCTCGGAGTTTAACA GCTCCGAGGAAGAGCACATCTAGTGAGAAGTTGCCGAGCAAACAGGAGAGGGCTAATGTATTTGCAAAATCATCCAAGGAGCAGAGTAAGACTCAGTCAACCAAGAAAGTCGAGACAGCAGGAGTAGTTGATACCAAAGAGAAAACGAGTAAGCCTAAATCTGCATCCGTAGGCAAGAAATCTACTGCTGAGAATGGATTGCCTGGGAATTTGGTTAAAGTCCCCGTTAATAGTAAAAGATTGGCATCTGCCAGTGTCCAGTGGGGTTCACTCCCTTCATCTCTTTCAAGGCTAGGACAG GAAGTCTTGAGGCATAGAGATGCTGCTCAAGTTGTTGCAATAGAAGCCATGCAAGAAGCATCTGCTTCCGAGAGCTTACTTCAATGCCTCAT TATGTACAATGATCTTATGTCAGCGGCGAAGGAAGATGATCCATTGCCTGTAGTTGAGCAGTTCTTAAAGCTCCATTCCGGTCTGAAGAACGTTCAAGTAACAACCGAATCActgtctaaattaatttcttCAACATCTTCcccagaaaatgaagaaaacaaaTCTGAGGAAGCTATAAAAGCTGCTTCAGAAAAGCAGAAACTAGCAGCCTCTTGGGTCCAAGCTGCGTTAGTCACTAACTTATCAGCCTTCTCTGTCTACTCCAGCAAAACAACCAAATCTGCTGCATCCAAAAACAAACCCGTGATCATACTCGAGAGCCCGGGTAATAACTCCACCAATAAACCACGTGGAAACGTCCAAAACCGGCCAACGATTGGTTCCAAACTCGTGGCGCAGGGCATGATACGTAAACACAGGGAGAACAGTAGCAGCCAAAAGGCCAACACGTTAGCAGCAGCAGGATCAGAGTCTCCACCGCTAAACTGGGTGAAAGGGAATGGTCTGAACGAGGCAACCGATCTAGCGGAGAAGCTGCAGACGGTATCTCAAGATTGGTTCTTGGGTTTTGTAGAGAGGTTCTTGGACGCAGACGTCGTGGAGACGTCTTCGAACCTGTCTGATAACGGGCAGATAGCTGGGATGCTGTCTCAGCTGAAGAGTGTGAACGATTGGTTAGACGAGATTGGTtcaaaagaagatgaagaagggcTACAAGAAGTGTCAAAGGAAACAATAGACCGGTTACGTAAGAAGATATACGAGTACCTTCTCACACATGTGGAGTCAGCAGCTGCAGCACTTGGTGGTAGTGGTAATGGTGGTGGTGTCTCTTCTCCTAGACCCAAACCAATCGA